The sequence below is a genomic window from Candidatus Methanoplasma termitum.
TAGCACTTTGTGATTGCTTTGGATATACTACTTTTTCTGCAAACAAGTTGAAAAAGTCCTTAAGGAGTTCTTTTTCTAAGATGTATAATTCCGTGTCAGCAATACGACTTTTTGAAAAAAGCTTTTTCATGAGCTCCTCAACAGACTCGTATTTACTCGTACTCACCGCAAAATATGGGTTAAAAATTAGTCCCCTGTAACCATCAACACGATGTTTCCTGAAACGCTCTTCAAGGAGTTTTTCATTGTCAGCCGTACCTACTTTCAAGATTGTGCCATCCATCGTAGTCGATTCGCAAATGTAGATTATGCCCATTTTCTCACTTTAATCCAATTGATTTAGTTTATTTCCCTTCCGCTACCGCCACAGAATGGACAGTTGTTCGACCAGTTTTCCGCAGGATAAATCCTATTGCAACCATAACATTGTAGTGTATATGGGGCCTTTTCAATCTCTCGTCCATTGCCACCACAGAATGGACAGTTGTTCGACCAGTTTTCCGCAGGATAAATCCTATTGCAACCATAACATTGTAGTGTATATGGGGCCTTTTCAATCTCTCGTCCATTGCCACCACAGAATGGACAGTTGTTCGACCAGTTTTCCGCTTGGTATATCTTGTTACACCCGTAACATTGCAGTATGTACATTTTCATCATCTTCCTTCTTTTTGTTAATCTTTTACGATTTTTCCCATCCAAAGATCACTTCTGCCAACTCCTCGTCATTGATCCCAAATCCATCTTTGATCTCATCAAATGCCATATCAGATTCAAGTCAGGAAAGTTCATCGATTATTTGATCGATATCATGTGACTTTTCCGGGTCGGTTGTGATCTTTTGAAGCGCCATCTCATCACGACTTTGTCTTTTCCTCTTCCTTTTTCATCTTAATGTATTCTCTGGCCTCTTCAGCGAATACTATGGGGACGTTGCATAACGTGCAGTTTGAATATGACTCGGCATCATCACCGGACCCAAAACATATCTCATTCCTGCATCGTCCGTCTAACAATACACATATTTCAAAACCCGGTCCCGTTTTTTTTCCAAACCTATAGTCTACCATGTTATCCTCACCTTGTTTCTATTTTTTTTAATCGACGTTTGATAATAAATATGGTTCTTTGCGAACCACATACCTTAACTTTCATCTCCATCATCTTCTTCCCGCTCTTTTTCATTTCACTCTCCATATTCATCATTGTCTCCTCTGTAACGCCACTTATACGTACGGCTGTCGTATTCATACTTAAGAGGGGTCTCTGAGTTCAACCTCAACTTTTCTTTCAGTACGCCTCGTTCGAAGTATAGTTCAAGCGCTTCATCGAAATGAAGATATGATTCAAAGAAATCCGAACTCCAGAAGTCTCCACCGCATGCAATGATACAGCTGCCAGTAAACGGGATCATTATTCCGGGAGACTTCAGCGATCCGTCCTCTTCAATCTCTTCCGGGTATTCCCGGTGCTTTCCGAATAGGATCCCATCCACAACGGAATAATCTGCGGTGTAGCCACGCCAGCAATCGGAAGTTAATCCCCATATCTTCGGTTTCAAAGATGGTTCACAATCGATTATTTGCTTACCTTTTTCAACATCGATCAGTGTGTGCTTCTTACCGTCAAGGTACATGTAGTCATCTGATTGGACAGTCATTTAATTCACCTTTCAATACATCTGTTCTGTGTCAGGAACGATTCAACCTCGTCGGACACCTTGAATATACTGTGTCCCGTCCTTCCTGCTCTGCTTTTTTCATTTACTGCCTCTTTTTTAGTTTCTTTCCTTTCTCTTTACCTGTCCCAATAAGCCAAACACACTCCGAGATTGTACTGCCCATGCCATCCTCGTTATCTCCAAGAATCCATTCGTCGTACCTTCCACCCACCTCTACTGTGAATGTACGGTGCTTGCGATTATTCATGTCCTTATCTTCAAATGGTGCTGATACATTTATTGTGACCTGTTGTCAGAGGTAATCTATCACTCTATGGTATTCATCGTTCTCGTCTGGTTCCATCACGAACGATCCGCCACCATCTCTTGTCAGGTCAATTCTTATGATCCGCGTTTTATGTTCCTCCGTTCCCATTAGTGCGTTCTGGTCTATGTACGTCTTAATTTCGTCTTCTATCTCGGCTTCAAATTGAGCGGACCTTGCTATCGTATCCATTACAAACCTTCCCACCGCACTCTCCATGTCGAACTCCTCTTCGAATGACTTTAACGTCTTTCCCTTTTCTTCAAGCACCTTCATCATTTCTTTGTGATTGTCGTAGTTCCTGTGAATGCGATCCATCCTCATAACAAGGAGAACATCCCATTCATCAATCAAGGACATCATCGCTTTGTATGCAGGTCTGTCGGTGTCCCTTCCGGAATATCCTTCGTCTGTAAAACGGAGAACCGGTTCCCAGTTTTCTTTGGTTAAGCAGTATTCCTCCATTTCTCTCATCATTGCTTCGGTGGAGATCCCTTCCTCCGCTTCTTCAACGGAGACTCTGACATATAGCGCCGCTCTTGTTATCATAACACAACTCTTTTCGTTACCTTTCCGAGACCTTTGCAGTAGGAACAGTTCCTGCTTCTCCCCTTGCATTTAGGACATGTCATCGTTTGACTGTCGGGCTCATTCTCATTCCAGACTTGTTCTTTGCACACATCGAACTTGCTCCAGTCCGGCTTGTCCTTTTCTTTTTCAGACTGGTCATTCTTTTCTCTAGATGCATTCTCGATCCATTTCTTTGCCTGTTCGAGTGCCTTATCTAACGTATTGTTGAAATCGAACTTCGCTTCCTCGCAAAACCCAGTGAAATCGCTGAATGACATTTCAGGATTTTCTATGATGTTCAAAGGCGTCGTTTTAAAGGATTTGATGCACACATCACCGGGAAGCAGTTCGATCTTGGTGATCATATGTATCTTGCCTTTGCCGAACATTTCATACTCTTTTGCGACAACATAAGCGCGTCCGTACCTCAGATATATTGTTCCCTTTCTTTCCGCGTGGTTATCGCAGTTATCCTCCGGACATTTCTTCTCATGCTCAACGGCCTCTTTTTTTATCCTGAATATCCGCCCGCAGCGTTCGCATTTGTATCTCGGCATCTCTCTGGTCATTGCTTTTCCTCCATGGGAGAGAGCGATGTGATAACTCGTTCGATTGCGTTTGCGAAGGAAACTTTCGCTTCTTCGTAGAAAACTTTCAGTTCATCAATTGAGATCTCTTCCAGCTTGCCAGAACCGCAATAGCGCGGATCGAAAGAATCGCCCCAATCAAGAAATGAAACCGAGACTTTCTCATCGCTATTCTCTACAATAATGGAACGGTATCCGTCGACGCCATTCCCTGTATACGGTTCCCCGACCACCTCGACCGAGGATGGTCTTTTGATTATCTTGCCCTGCCAATCTTTCAGTTCACACTTATGGCAGTTTTTCTCGTGCTTGGCAATATCTGCTTCCGAATAGGATACTGCTTTGCATTTCTCGCATTCGAAATAATTAACTAATGTAACCATGTCTGAACCTCCACTCATCCTTTTTGATCTGGCTATACCAAAAAACTGGTCACCACCCCTCCGGCATCGAGACCTTGGTGTTCTTCTTATTCACCTTGAGATCTTTGAGTTTCTTCTGCTCCTCGATCTTATTTATTATCTTGACGCCCCTGGCATACAGAATATCCGTGCTCTCATGCATCAGTCTCTCTATCTTGTGTGAGATGTCGATGGAACTGTCCAGCCTCTCGCTGCCCGGTCTGTGTGATATGTAAGCGGTGGTCGCATTGTAAAGGTCATACACCTTGATCTTCTTCCTGTCCTTCACATCGGGGTTCAGAGCCTCAATATTCTCCACTATTGTGTCCGCCTGCGTCGGAGATAATGATATCCCGTAAAGAAGCGCAGTCGCTTCATCTATGTCAATGGCTTCGAGGTTCATCTTGGCCAAATGGTCTGCCAGGTTCGGTACCTGATCCAGTGCTTTGCCCATCACATTCCCGAACCCATCGATGATGTTGTCTTTCTTCACGTTGTGTTTCCACCCGATCTTCCCGAGGCTGAACCCAAAGGCATTATAATTGAAACAGACCATCCTTATGCCGAAGACCTCGGCTCCGAATCCGGTCTTCCCATTGTGGCTGTTGTACATCCTTACTCCAAGCATGAAGGGGTCATCCCGCATCACTCTGTCAGCGTATTCTTCGATCTTCACCTCAGGGGACATGAAGAATCCGTGTGCGTGCATTGTCCCGACCGCTTCCGAAACAGAACCGAATACGTTTATTCCAGTTTGTTCAGAAGCCTGTGCCATCGCTTCGAGTATCTTCGAGTGCTGAACGGGATTATACTTGTTAGACATGATCGAATAGACCTTGTTCGACCTTTCTCCGACTATTGCTCTATAGTCCTCTGAAGGCGAGTAGTTGAGATCTCCCGAAGATGTTTTGAACGGTACCACCGGATTGACCCACTTCACATGCTCAGGGGCCTGTGCCCTGAGCTGCGTCGGATCCTTGAATGTCACATCCCTCAGGTTGCCGACGAATGTGTTGCTTGCTGTCCTCATCTTACCAAGCCTTCCCACAGACGGGGGCCGGTATGCGTTTGCCGGAGGCCTTACTCCGGCGAGTCTGTATATCTGTTCCAGATCTGTCATTTAGTTTTCCTCCTCTTTCGTTTCTTCTTTTCTTTCAGCGATCAATGCTTTCCAATCAAAGTCTCCCCTTGAATTCTTTAGATTATCAATCATCTCGCTGCCTTTCCCGTAAACTTGTTCGATTTGTTCCATAAATTCGTCTTCGGTCAGTTCCTTGAAGCCGTCGCTGCCGCATGGATCGAAACTGCGCTTTCTGTATACTGAGACATCGTATTGAGATAGTCTTATCCACATAGCATCCAAACGCAACGAATTTGATTGTTCACCGGCAATGACCCAGATGTCCTTAAATTTGGCATTTTCATCCATAAATTTAGATTTCCAATCCAGCATGAGTATCTTACCGGCCCAATCCTTGGAAAGCGCTTCTTTACACCTTGCCGCACATTCTCTTGCATCCCTTTCTGTGTTGTATGGGCGGCGGCAGTATGCGCATGTCCAAGGCTTGTCTATTATCACACCTTCCGGAGGTGCCTTTCTTTTCATGTCCTTGTTTTCTTTCAATTCAGCATCTAACTTTACTTTGCAGGAGGATGCACACTTCTTTGCATTCTCTTCGGTCGAATACCAGCTGTGACAGTATGCACAATGGTACAATGGAAAAGGTCTTGTCTCGACTTCCTCCTTGGGCATTCCTTTGTTTACGTTGGTCTTTACCGCTCCTTCCTTTTTACAGATCAGTAACCTCCAGTCATATTTCCCACTCGATGTTTTCAGATCGTTGAAAATTTTGTCATATTCTTCTCTGAAACGTTCAGTCTGCTCTTCGAATTCGTCTTGGGTCAGCTCGGTGCCTTTGGAAGACCCCCCGATTCCAGTGGAATTAGAAATAGAAACGTCGTCTGATCTCACTGTGAGGCAAATTGCGAATCCTTTGTCCGGTTTCACATATACAGATGTCCCATTTGCGTCTTCGGTAGAAAAAATCTTGCCGTTCCACTTCTTTTCCGATCGTTCGCGAATCTCGGCAGCTTCTTTGTCTTCTGGGTGGCAGTGCCTACAATAAGAAGATTTAACAGTTTTTACTATACTGACAATACCTCCATTTGGGGTGTCCTTTCCGTATCGATCTCGATTCCAGAAGGGGCATTCAGACAGCTTATGCAGAACATTGAGAGTGTCCTTTCCGTATCGATCTCGATTCCAGAAGGGGATCTCTTCTTTTGGGAATGTGGTCTCTCTGCTGCTGCTAGTGATCCCACTGACACGCCCGCATTCCGCACACTCGTCTATTCTATACTCTTCCAATTTCACATTATTCTCTGTCATTTCATTCCTCCTGCGAACCTCGATGAGCTTCCTATCGGCACCTGGATACCCCTGAGCCGAGGCAAGCTCGAACCATTTCTCCGCCTCCTCAAAATTATTGGATGTTCCCTTTCCAATGCACAACAGACCCATATTCATCTGAGCTTTTGCAAACCCTTGTTCCGCCGCCATCTTAACCCATTTTACGGCTGTTGCAAAATCCTGCTTGACGCCCTTTCCATTGAGGAACGCCCACCCTAAGCCGTTCTGCCCTCCAACATGACCCTCATCTGCGGCCAGTCTCCACCACTTTAATGCCAATGCATCATCCTGCGATACACCGACCCCGTCGCTATACATCAACCCGAGTTCACGCTGGGCGTCCGCATCGCCGCTCTCCGCAAGCTCTTTGACTTTCTCGACCTCTTCCGAAGTGTATTCGTTCTTCCTTTCAGGTTTGCACGACATGTTTGGATCTCCGTTCATTAAGTTCTTGAGATCACATCGTCGAGAATGTACTTCAAATACAAAGCGTTATTAACGTTATTTTTGTTATAAATGTTATTACAGTTAAATATCTCCTATCTCATAACATATCACATGGGAAGTTCATCCGGAAAAAGAGAGAAAGTAGTGGTCGCCTGCACAGTGTTCGAAGTTCCGAAGGTCATCAGACCTATCATCGAGTACGAAGCATCGAAGGTGCATCTGATCCATTATACAGACAAGAAAAATCCTGATGCGAAGATCTATCAGGAATTTTTTTGAAGAAGTTGTCTCTCAAATAAAGGAATATTCCGCCATTAAAGAAAAGCTCGGCAAACGTGTCGAGATCGTTGAACACGCAGATTACAGGACCAGCGATTTTCAAAAGATGCTGATGACCGTTCTGCGCATAATAGAAGAAGAGAAAGCTCTGAACAAAGAATCTGAGATCTACGTTAACATATCCTCCGGAACAGCAGAATACATCTCGGCCGCAACGATAGCGACAATGATGGCGGCTTCAAAGACCGAGGGGATCAGACTCTTCACCGTAGGAACTGAACCGCGGGGATATTCTACCTACGGAGAACAACAGGTCAAAGCATTGTACTATGAGAACGGCAGACCGGTCGGTCTGACAAAAATGGCAAGGGAGCCTCGGGAGGTCCCTATGTTCAAGGTATCTGTCCCGGATAAAGGTCTGGTCAAAGGGCTGAGAGAATTCGGTACTTTCGATAAACCGGTCACCGCAAACACGGTCATCAATGTACTGAAAAAAAAGGATCTTCTTTCCGATGATGAAGATAACAAAAAGAAGAACAGAGATCAGGCCGATGTGATGAGATTTAGACGTAACTTCCTGGACAAGTGGGTAGAGGAAGGATGGGTCGATAAGCGTGA
It includes:
- a CDS encoding GIY-YIG nuclease family protein, producing the protein MGIIYICESTTMDGTILKVGTADNEKLLEERFRKHRVDGYRGLIFNPYFAVSTSKYESVEELMKKLFSKSRIADTELYILEKELLKDFFNLFAEKVVYPKQSQSAKEKEEKQQIAPKVKRSDLGIKYGDHLAFSLNEKHSKNFFVENIDDDVVRYEGNDYSLSRIAKIFLKECDGKEHEYLNGNDYFIFNGEKLSDIAKEKGLR
- a CDS encoding recombinase family protein, whose product is MITRAALYVRVSVEEAEEGISTEAMMREMEEYCLTKENWEPVLRFTDEGYSGRDTDRPAYKAMMSLIDEWDVLLVMRMDRIHRNYDNHKEMMKVLEEKGKTLKSFEEEFDMESAVGRFVMDTIARSAQFEAEIEDEIKTYIDQNALMGTEEHKTRIIRIDLTRDGGGSFVMEPDENDEYHRVIDYL
- a CDS encoding DUF7128 family protein; its protein translation is MTREMPRYKCERCGRIFRIKKEAVEHEKKCPEDNCDNHAERKGTIYLRYGRAYVVAKEYEMFGKGKIHMITKIELLPGDVCIKSFKTTPLNIIENPEMSFSDFTGFCEEAKFDFNNTLDKALEQAKKWIENASREKNDQSEKEKDKPDWSKFDVCKEQVWNENEPDSQTMTCPKCKGRSRNCSYCKGLGKVTKRVVL
- a CDS encoding DUF932 domain-containing protein is translated as MTDLEQIYRLAGVRPPANAYRPPSVGRLGKMRTASNTFVGNLRDVTFKDPTQLRAQAPEHVKWVNPVVPFKTSSGDLNYSPSEDYRAIVGERSNKVYSIMSNKYNPVQHSKILEAMAQASEQTGINVFGSVSEAVGTMHAHGFFMSPEVKIEEYADRVMRDDPFMLGVRMYNSHNGKTGFGAEVFGIRMVCFNYNAFGFSLGKIGWKHNVKKDNIIDGFGNVMGKALDQVPNLADHLAKMNLEAIDIDEATALLYGISLSPTQADTIVENIEALNPDVKDRKKIKVYDLYNATTAYISHRPGSERLDSSIDISHKIERLMHESTDILYARGVKIINKIEEQKKLKDLKVNKKNTKVSMPEGW
- a CDS encoding tetratricopeptide repeat protein; translated protein: MSCKPERKNEYTSEEVEKVKELAESGDADAQRELGLMYSDGVGVSQDDALALKWWRLAADEGHVGGQNGLGWAFLNGKGVKQDFATAVKWVKMAAEQGFAKAQMNMGLLCIGKGTSNNFEEAEKWFELASAQGYPGADRKLIEVRRRNEMTENNVKLEEYRIDECAECGRVSGITSSSRETTFPKEEIPFWNRDRYGKDTLNVLHKLSECPFWNRDRYGKDTPNGGIVSIVKTVKSSYCRHCHPEDKEAAEIRERSEKKWNGKIFSTEDANGTSVYVKPDKGFAICLTVRSDDVSISNSTGIGGSSKGTELTQDEFEEQTERFREEYDKIFNDLKTSSGKYDWRLLICKKEGAVKTNVNKGMPKEEVETRPFPLYHCAYCHSWYSTEENAKKCASSCKVKLDAELKENKDMKRKAPPEGVIIDKPWTCAYCRRPYNTERDARECAARCKEALSKDWAGKILMLDWKSKFMDENAKFKDIWVIAGEQSNSLRLDAMWIRLSQYDVSVYRKRSFDPCGSDGFKELTEDEFMEQIEQVYGKGSEMIDNLKNSRGDFDWKALIAERKEETKEEEN
- a CDS encoding HFX_2341 family transcriptional regulator domain-containing protein, producing MRRSIRNFFEEVVSQIKEYSAIKEKLGKRVEIVEHADYRTSDFQKMLMTVLRIIEEEKALNKESEIYVNISSGTAEYISAATIATMMAASKTEGIRLFTVGTEPRGYSTYGEQQVKALYYENGRPVGLTKMAREPREVPMFKVSVPDKGLVKGLREFGTFDKPVTANTVINVLKKKDLLSDDEDNKKKNRDQADVMRFRRNFLDKWVEEGWVDKREGSNKYMLTDDGKMIIDTFYLEDEDTEDNAKIRK